In a genomic window of Phragmites australis chromosome 14, lpPhrAust1.1, whole genome shotgun sequence:
- the LOC133891692 gene encoding ribosome biogenesis protein WDR12 homolog, whose translation MDAGGASDPSRQVRVRFVTKLPPPLRAPPAAIAVPADLSRMGLSEIVNSLLLAAEPDLQAQPFDFLVDGELVRLPLQQFLLTKGISAERLLELEYVKAVAPRKQEEPCPHDDWVSAVDGSNPSFILTGCYDGLARLWKDAAVCTHILEGHSGAVTSTRFINKGVETEGSMHVVTGSKDRSLRLYKCDISVNTDYPKRVGAYKILRGHTSSVQSVSVDLSRDMLCSGSWDSTIKLWTVEGSEEDGNTVSLKKRRMNSDSSGPEKSQLEGSATSTLLGHTQCVTAVAWPEQQTIYSASWDHSVRQWDVQTVKETWNMVCGKALNCLDCGGEGSSLIAAGGSDPVLRVWDPRRPGTLAPIFQFSSHSSWITACKWHPSSWFHLISSSFDGKVMLWDLRTAWPLASVDSHKDKVLCANWWKGDSVISGGADSKLCISSGIEIV comes from the exons ATGGACGCCGGCGGCGCCTCCGACCCCTCGCGCCAGGTGCGCGTGCGCTTCGTGACGAAGCTTCCGCCTCCGCTgcgcgcgccgcccgccgccatcgccgtccCCGCCGACCTCTCCCGCATGGGCCTCTCCGAGATCGTCAacagcctcctcctcgccg CCGAGCCGGACCTCCAGGCGCAGCCCTTTGACTTCCTCGTGGACGGTGAGCTCGTGCGGCTGCCGCTCCAGCAGTTCCTCCTCACCAAAGGCATCTCGGCG GAGAGGTTGCTTGAGCTCGAGTATGTGAAAGCTGTGGCGCCGAGGAAGCAGGAGGAGCCCTGCCCCCACGATGACTGGGTTAGTGCTGTTGATGGATCAAACCCGAG TTTCATATTAACAGGTTGCTACGATGGTCTTGCAAG attatggAAAGATGCAGCAGTATGTACACACATTTTGGAGGGACACAGTGGTGCAGTTACTTCCACCAGATTCATCAATAAAG GAGTTGAAACTGAGGGAAGTATGCATGTAGTGACTGGCTCAAAGGATAGGTCATTGCGCCTATACAAA TGTGATATATCGGTCAATACGGACTACCCAAAGCGGGTTGGGGCTTACAAAATTCTTCGTGGGCACACATCATCTGTTCAAAGTGTCTCTGTAGACCTTTCCAGAGATATG CTATGTTCTGGTTCCTGGGATAGCACCATCAAGTTGTGGACGGTTGAAGGATCTGAAGAAGACGGTAACACTGTCTCATTGAAGAAGAGAAGGATGAATTCTGACTCATCTGGACCTGAAAAGTCTCAATTAGAG GGCTCAGCAACTTCAACACTTCTGGGACATACACAGTGTGTTACTGCTGTTGCCTGGCCTGAGCAGCAAACTATATATTCAGCATCTTGGGATCATTCTGTTCGGCAGTGGGATGTCCAAACTGTGAAAGAAACATGGAATATG GTTTGTGGGAAGGCTTTGAATTGCTTGGACTGTGGTGGTGAGGGCTCTTCACTGATTGCTGCTGGTGGCTCTGACCCTGTCTTGAGGGTATGGGACCCTCGCAGACCcg GAACTCTAGCTCCTATTTTTCAGTTCTCCTCTCACTCAAGCTGGATCACTGCTTGTAAATGGCACCCAAGTTCCTGGTTCCATTTGATATCATCTTCATTTGATGGAAAAGTGATGTTGTGGGATCTAAGAACAGCA TGGCCGCTGGCTTCCGTGGACTCACACAAAGATAAG GTTTTATGTGCCAACTGGTGGAAAGGGGATAGCGTGATCAGTGGTGGAGCTGATTCCAAGCTATGTATCTCATCGGGGATTGAAATTGTGTGA
- the LOC133891383 gene encoding PLASMODESMATA CALLOSE-BINDING PROTEIN 3-like → MEALVVAVVLLLSSNLVASQWCVCRQDAPQASLQKTIDFACGAGADCNSIHENGACYNPNNVPAHCSWAANSYYQNNKAKGATCDFTGTATLTTSDPSSSGCSFPTSASAVGTSTTPTTGGTTGGTPGTFTPGAGTGTTTGTGIGTPTTIGTTGTGLGGLGPTGTSIGMDTAAAGLVPRAGLAAFLAMLLSTIAFA, encoded by the exons ATGGAGGcgctggtggtggcggtggtgctTCTCCTGTCTTCCAATCTCGTCGCGTCAC AATGGTGCGTGTGCAGGCAGGATGCGCCTCAGGCCTCGCTGCAGAAGACCATCGACTTCGCCTGCGGCGCAGGGGCGGACTGCAACTCCATCCATGAGAACGGGGCGTGCTACAACCCCAACAACGTCCCCGCGCACTGCTCCTGGGCTGCCAACAGCTACTACCAGAACAACAAGGCCAAGGGCGCCACCTGCGATTTCACCGGCACCGCCACCCTCACCACTAGCGACCCAA GTTCTTCTGGCTGCTCTTTCCCCACCAGTGCAAG TGCTGTTGGAACATCAACCACCCCGACCACTGGAGGCACAACGGGAGGAACCCCAGGAACCTTCACGCCCGGTGCCGGCACCGGCACAACCACCGGCACTGGCATAGGAACACCCACTACTATTGGGACTACTGGAACTGGACTCGGCGGCCTGGGACCGACAGGCACAAGCATCGGCATGGACACTGCAGCGGCGGGCTTGGTTCCAAGGGCTGGGCTGGCTGCCTTCCTCGCCATGCTCCTCTCTACCATTGCGTTTGCATGA